The Bacteroidota bacterium genome segment GAAGAGCGCACCTATGGTTACAAGGATAAAGGAAACCAGGGTGATAGACCCCGTGTATGCCAGTTGCTGGGGGAGCGCTATAACACCGCTGCCCGCAAGACTGGATACGATCAGGGCTATAGCCCCGATAAGTCCGAGCTTTTTCTTTTCACTCATAATACAGTTTGTTTGTTACCGGTAAAATCAAAAACTAAGCTGTTATAACTATTGCCGAAGCATGTTACTCAGAAAATATGTCCGGAAAGTAATTTTAAGATTTGGTGGATTATAGGCTTCTACGTAAGTCTGGTAAAAAAGTTAATTCCGAACGCTATAAATTTATGAATAACGTATATTAAATGCAATAAAAATGTCAGAAAGTTTTATATGAGTTTTCATGGGGTAAATTCTAAAGAATTCCCTACTTTTATCCTGTTACATTTAATTTTGTTGAGAGTTATGAAGAAATATTGCATTGTTTTATTACAGTTAACATGCAGTTTACTGATTTTCGCCCAGCCGGAACCCGCCTTTCAGTATGTTGAAAGCTCCAATGGCATGAACAATCCGGAATGGGAAAGCGGAAAGACGGAACTGGAATTTGCCGACATCAACCAGGATGGTTATGTGGACATTTTAACCATAGGCGATCACAGTACCCCCTCTGAACGCTGGGGGACTCATGGTATAATGGTTTTTTTCGGAAATGGAACCGGTTCCTGGTCATTACAGATGAACGGTTATTTTGGCTATGGTGGCATTGCCATCGGTGATGCCAATAACGATGGCCATTGGGATGTGGGTTACGGGATGCACCACGCATATTCTTCCACTGATTTCGGGGATCAGTTGATAGAGGTTGCACTGGGTGATGGTACCGGGATCAATTGGACGCCCTGGGATGACGGACTGGCGACCAACGGGGAAGACTGGGGGATGTTCGGGACTGATTTTGCGGATGTGGACAACGATGGAGATCTTGATATTGGTTCCAATAGTTTTGGCTCAGGATCCGGGTTGCATGTATATCTCAATCAGGGCGACGGTACCTGGGTACAGAGTTTCGGGATAATGGAAGGTAACTCCAATATGCGTTTTGTCTTCGGGGATATCAATAATGATGGTAATGCTGATTTTGTGGTTACCCATGATGCGGGAATCGCTTTTTTCGGAACAGGCGACGGGAATTTTTACAATGCCGATTATAATTTGCCACAATACTCTTTTCCTGTGACCGGTCCCGATCTGGATGATATTGACAAGGATGGGGGCAAGGATCTATCTTATGTGAACGATAATGGAGGCATCAGTGTGTGGAAATTTGATACGGGAAGCAACCAGTGGATCAGTCTGGCCGGAACACTTCCGGCATCCGGTGATTACCAGGAAACCCAGTTGTGTGATTTTAACAGTGACGGTACCATGGACATTGCAGCTTTTGGCGAAGCAAACCTGACGATCTGGAAAGGGACCGTAACAGACGATCCATTGAGCGTAACCTGGACCGAAGTTTTTAACACCCTTACATCAAACAACGGTGATTGTGGCGCATTCCGCGCCGGCGGAGATGTTGACCGGAACGGTTATCCCGACATTACATTGGTGGAAAAGGTCGGCAACTGGCCCAATGATATTAACCGCATCAAATGCTATAAGGAGAACTCACCTGTCTTCCTTCATTATATCAAATATGTTTATCCCAGGGGCAATGAGGTGTTCCGGCAGGGATCCGTCCAGTTTATCGACTGGATCTCGGCAGTCCCCGTCTCATCGTCATCGGGGGTTAAGATCGAGTATTCACTACAAGGCAGAAAGGGGCCTTACACGGTTTTAACCGGTGATTTTCCCAATGGGGGCCGTTATCAGTGGACTGTTCCACAAACAATTTCCACAAATAACTGCTTTATAAGATATACTTTGGTTGACGACGACGACACGCTGCTTGCCTATACTCCCAAGCCCTTTACCATTCTCGGGGAAAATGGAATGGAAGCAGATTTTGTGGCCGACTCCACCCTTGTATATCCCGGTTCAGAGATACAATTTACCGATTTGTCGCTGGGTTTGCTTACCTCCTGGGAATGGGATTTCGACAACGACGGCACCGTTGATGCAACCGAAAGGAATCCGGTATATGCCTATACACTTCCTGGAATTTATTCAGTGAAACTGACCGTTTCCGATGGCAGCAACACACAGTCGGAAGTGAAAACGGATTACATAACGGTTCAGTCGCCGGCGGGATGGGAAGAACCGGACATTGTTTTGGAGAGTATATTTCCGAATCCTGTGGCTGACAGATTAAACGTAACATTCCAGACAAAAAGCATAACTCAGATTAATTTCATGGTCATTGATCCAGAAGGGAAGCCTGTTAGAACAG includes the following:
- a CDS encoding VCBS repeat-containing protein translates to MKKYCIVLLQLTCSLLIFAQPEPAFQYVESSNGMNNPEWESGKTELEFADINQDGYVDILTIGDHSTPSERWGTHGIMVFFGNGTGSWSLQMNGYFGYGGIAIGDANNDGHWDVGYGMHHAYSSTDFGDQLIEVALGDGTGINWTPWDDGLATNGEDWGMFGTDFADVDNDGDLDIGSNSFGSGSGLHVYLNQGDGTWVQSFGIMEGNSNMRFVFGDINNDGNADFVVTHDAGIAFFGTGDGNFYNADYNLPQYSFPVTGPDLDDIDKDGGKDLSYVNDNGGISVWKFDTGSNQWISLAGTLPASGDYQETQLCDFNSDGTMDIAAFGEANLTIWKGTVTDDPLSVTWTEVFNTLTSNNGDCGAFRAGGDVDRNGYPDITLVEKVGNWPNDINRIKCYKENSPVFLHYIKYVYPRGNEVFRQGSVQFIDWISAVPVSSSSGVKIEYSLQGRKGPYTVLTGDFPNGGRYQWTVPQTISTNNCFIRYTLVDDDDTLLAYTPKPFTILGENGMEADFVADSTLVYPGSEIQFTDLSLGLLTSWEWDFDNDGTVDATERNPVYAYTLPGIYSVKLTVSDGSNTQSEVKTDYITVQSPAGWEEPDIVLESIFPNPVADRLNVTFQTKSITQINFMVIDPEGKPVRTVSRESFMTGKHSIAFSVDDLSSGIYYLLMVVEGNELMHKFVVVR